In the genome of Olsenella profusa DSM 13989, one region contains:
- the hpt gene encoding hypoxanthine phosphoribosyltransferase gives MEKLHPDIKRIILSEDDIRGIVTRLGVQISADYADKNPLIVAVLRGAFVFTADLVRAITIPCSVDFMAVSSYGDGVKSSGVVRIVKDLDTKVEGRHVLIAEDILDSGLTLSYLIGMLQARRPASIDVATFAVKDIEGKRPAVRPRYVGTHVPNEFIVGYGLDYAERYRNLPYVGVLKTEVYE, from the coding sequence ATGGAGAAGCTTCATCCGGACATCAAGAGGATCATCCTCTCCGAGGACGACATCAGGGGGATCGTCACGCGCCTCGGCGTGCAGATCTCTGCGGACTACGCAGACAAGAACCCCCTGATCGTTGCCGTGTTGCGCGGCGCCTTTGTGTTCACGGCAGACCTCGTGCGCGCCATCACCATCCCCTGTTCCGTGGATTTCATGGCCGTGAGCAGCTATGGGGACGGCGTCAAGAGCTCCGGCGTCGTACGCATCGTGAAGGACCTCGACACCAAGGTCGAGGGCCGTCACGTCCTCATCGCCGAGGACATCCTGGACTCGGGCCTCACGCTCAGCTACCTCATCGGCATGCTCCAGGCGCGCAGGCCCGCCTCCATCGATGTCGCCACCTTTGCGGTCAAGGACATTGAGGGCAAGAGGCCCGCCGTGCGCCCGCGGTACGTGGGAACGCACGTGCCCAATGAGTTCATCGTGGGCTATGGGCTCGACTATGCGGAGCGCTATCGCAACCTACCCTATGTCGGCGTGCTCAAGACCGAGGTATACGAATAG
- the clpB gene encoding ATP-dependent chaperone ClpB: MRFDKWAVTAQEALQSSLSIAADAEAGEVKPIHLLKALLSSDERNLRAIIERVGADPAQVEAQVDDTIARQPKVTGDMTKMGISSELARVGDAAEKLASKMGDSYVTSEHLLCALADEHGDAGSALKGAGVTGKRVQEAYDDLRGDERVTSQDQKTQFESLEQYGRNVTDLARQGKLDPVIGRVEEIRRTIQVLSRRTKNNPVLIGEPGVGKTAIVEGLAERIVAGDVPSTIKDKDIVELDMSALVAGAKYRGEFEDRLKSVLKEVEKSSGRIILFIDELHNIVGAGATEGSMDAGNILKPALARGELHAIGATTLDEYRKYIEKDQALARRFQTVMVSEPTVEETVSILRGLKERYEQHHRVRITDAALVSAADLSNRYISERFLPDKAIDLVDEAASRLRMELDSMPAEIDAVDRELTQRQIEEQALMKEEDAASKERLEVLRKEIATTREKLDGMKANWENEKRAVDVVQDLKGQIEQSKAEVERAIRDGDLARASELRYSTIPTLQRQYDEAERALASRQDEGGILKEEVTPEEIAEVVSTWTGVPVSKMMQGEMDKLKSLEAELHKRVIGQNEAVEAVAAAVRRSRAGLSDPNRPLGSFFFLGPTGVGKTELAKALAECLFDDERALVRIDMSEYMEKFSVQRLIGAPPGYVGYDEGGQLTEAVRRKPYSVILLDEMEKAHPDVFNIMLQVLDDGRLTDGQGRIVSFKNTIIIMTSNVGSQFIAGANASSDPEEVQKQVNDALRQTFKPEFLNRIDDVVVFHALSLDDIEKIVDIQLRDVRKRLARERITLTLSGAAVQTLSLDGLDPVYGARPLKRLIQRQVVDNVASLIIDGRLHEGDTVRIDVGPDDRLFAVRDDEAGDRAAAAVPMDDEPIEPDSME; the protein is encoded by the coding sequence ATGAGGTTTGACAAGTGGGCGGTCACGGCCCAGGAGGCGCTGCAGTCGTCACTGAGCATTGCCGCGGATGCGGAGGCCGGCGAGGTGAAGCCCATTCACCTTCTCAAGGCCCTGCTCTCCTCGGACGAGCGCAACCTGCGCGCCATCATCGAGCGCGTGGGTGCCGATCCCGCGCAGGTGGAGGCACAGGTGGATGACACCATCGCGCGTCAGCCCAAGGTCACGGGCGACATGACGAAGATGGGCATCTCGAGCGAGCTTGCGCGCGTGGGTGACGCGGCGGAGAAGCTTGCCAGCAAGATGGGGGACAGCTATGTGACCAGCGAGCACCTGCTGTGCGCGCTGGCAGACGAGCACGGCGATGCCGGCAGCGCCCTCAAGGGCGCAGGCGTCACGGGCAAGCGGGTGCAGGAGGCCTATGACGACCTGCGGGGCGACGAGCGTGTGACCAGCCAGGATCAGAAGACCCAGTTCGAGTCCCTCGAGCAGTACGGCCGCAATGTGACCGACCTCGCCCGTCAAGGCAAGCTCGATCCGGTCATCGGGCGTGTCGAGGAGATCCGTCGCACCATCCAGGTGCTCTCTCGTCGCACCAAGAACAACCCCGTGCTCATCGGTGAGCCGGGCGTGGGCAAGACCGCCATCGTCGAGGGCTTGGCCGAGCGTATCGTTGCGGGGGACGTCCCCTCCACCATCAAGGACAAGGACATCGTCGAACTCGACATGTCTGCCCTGGTGGCGGGTGCCAAATACCGTGGTGAGTTCGAGGATCGACTGAAGAGCGTGCTCAAGGAGGTGGAGAAGTCCAGCGGCAGGATCATCCTGTTCATCGACGAGCTGCACAACATTGTGGGCGCCGGTGCCACCGAGGGCTCCATGGATGCCGGCAATATCCTGAAGCCGGCCCTTGCCCGTGGCGAGCTCCATGCCATCGGTGCCACCACGCTGGATGAGTATCGCAAGTACATCGAGAAGGACCAGGCGCTTGCCCGCCGCTTCCAGACCGTCATGGTCAGCGAGCCCACGGTGGAGGAGACGGTCTCCATCCTGCGTGGACTCAAGGAGAGGTACGAGCAGCACCACCGCGTGCGCATCACCGATGCCGCGCTGGTCTCGGCCGCGGACCTCTCCAACCGCTACATCTCCGAGCGCTTCCTGCCCGACAAGGCCATCGACCTCGTGGATGAGGCTGCGAGCCGCCTGCGCATGGAGCTCGACTCCATGCCCGCCGAGATAGACGCCGTCGATCGCGAGCTCACGCAGAGGCAGATCGAGGAGCAGGCCCTCATGAAGGAGGAGGATGCCGCATCCAAGGAGCGCCTGGAGGTGCTGCGCAAGGAGATTGCCACCACGCGCGAGAAGCTCGATGGCATGAAGGCCAACTGGGAGAACGAGAAGAGGGCCGTGGACGTGGTCCAGGACCTCAAGGGCCAGATCGAGCAGTCGAAGGCCGAGGTCGAGCGTGCAATCCGCGACGGCGACCTCGCCCGCGCCTCCGAGCTTCGCTATTCCACCATCCCCACGCTGCAGAGGCAGTATGACGAGGCGGAGCGTGCGCTTGCGTCCCGGCAGGATGAGGGTGGCATCCTCAAGGAGGAGGTCACGCCCGAGGAGATTGCCGAGGTCGTCTCCACGTGGACGGGCGTCCCCGTCTCCAAGATGATGCAGGGTGAGATGGACAAGCTCAAGAGTCTCGAAGCAGAGCTGCACAAGCGCGTGATCGGACAGAACGAGGCCGTCGAGGCCGTGGCCGCCGCCGTGCGTCGCAGCCGCGCGGGGCTCTCCGATCCCAATCGCCCCCTGGGTAGCTTCTTCTTCCTGGGACCCACCGGCGTGGGTAAGACGGAGCTTGCCAAGGCGCTGGCGGAGTGCCTGTTCGATGACGAGAGGGCCCTCGTGCGCATCGACATGTCCGAGTACATGGAGAAGTTCTCCGTGCAGCGCCTCATCGGCGCGCCCCCCGGCTACGTTGGCTACGACGAGGGCGGCCAGCTCACCGAGGCCGTGCGGCGCAAGCCATACAGCGTGATCCTGCTGGACGAGATGGAGAAGGCCCATCCCGACGTCTTCAACATCATGCTGCAGGTGCTGGACGACGGCCGCCTCACCGACGGCCAGGGGCGCATCGTGAGCTTCAAGAACACCATCATCATCATGACGTCCAACGTGGGCAGCCAGTTCATCGCCGGGGCCAATGCGTCAAGCGATCCGGAGGAGGTGCAGAAGCAGGTCAACGATGCCCTGCGTCAGACCTTCAAGCCGGAGTTCCTCAACCGCATCGACGATGTGGTGGTGTTCCATGCGCTCAGCCTGGACGACATCGAGAAGATCGTGGACATCCAGCTCAGGGACGTGCGCAAGCGCCTTGCGCGCGAGCGTATCACGCTCACGCTCTCCGGTGCCGCCGTCCAGACGCTCTCGCTTGACGGGCTCGACCCCGTCTATGGCGCGCGTCCGCTCAAGCGCCTCATCCAGCGCCAGGTGGTTGACAACGTGGCCAGCCTCATCATCGACGGCAGGCTTCACGAGGGCGACACCGTGCGCATCGACGTGGGTCCCGATGACCGCCTGTTTGCCGTGCGCGACGACGAGGCTGGCGATCGTGCCGCTGCGGCCGTGCCGATGGATGACGAGCCCATCGAGCCAGACAGCATGGAGTAG
- a CDS encoding PASTA domain-containing protein, with product MPHDSDRGGTAPTPEVDPTTHTRGHVPADSRPEVAQTQLKPLPADFRGRPDPAPAGDADVVPLTGDLSSGAAGDQDVPAPKTRASRTAPVILAVLIVLLVGVGVYASYALEVWGGRTVPDVSGQSQAEAQLTLEAKGFSVTVESQPTDDAPGTALSTNPPAGSRMDAGSPVTVYVGVSRTIPDVLGKNVDDAKATLMAAGAQNIAVQLVLSDKPENTVIDVDPKTGNAFSSGDTVTLTVARPFAVPQVVGKTQDEATKAIKDAGLKAQVVYAPSDKPRGTVISCDPAGGARANRDATVTITVSAVLPTDYHHLVDYYQSNALELSYFLSQQGFTIASSYTNGSGHLEALYSSTDKGAIVLTDTPYSHDFAFDEGGTEDLLRSGTAYSGLRLEFPAADLPSDAASLSDAALQQLVAMCGLSGQLRSINQGSIVLPSGVTASGQQFVCAYGEMGDYCWTVEIANEGGGTRATATAAPKALYASMDLSPYGGNVCDMIAYYDTYTA from the coding sequence ATGCCTCACGACAGCGACAGGGGAGGGACCGCTCCCACACCCGAGGTCGACCCAACGACCCACACGAGAGGGCACGTGCCCGCGGACTCCCGTCCGGAGGTGGCTCAGACGCAGCTCAAGCCCCTTCCCGCTGACTTCAGGGGGCGACCCGACCCCGCGCCCGCAGGCGATGCGGACGTCGTGCCGCTTACGGGCGACCTTTCTTCCGGCGCCGCCGGCGACCAGGATGTCCCGGCGCCCAAGACCCGCGCCAGCCGTACGGCGCCCGTCATTCTCGCCGTGCTGATTGTGCTTCTTGTGGGCGTTGGGGTGTATGCCTCCTATGCCCTCGAGGTCTGGGGCGGTCGCACCGTTCCCGACGTCAGCGGTCAGTCGCAGGCCGAGGCTCAGCTCACCCTCGAGGCAAAGGGCTTCTCTGTCACGGTGGAGAGCCAGCCGACGGATGACGCCCCCGGTACCGCGCTGTCGACCAACCCACCCGCGGGGAGTCGCATGGATGCGGGCAGTCCCGTGACCGTGTACGTGGGAGTCTCCCGCACCATTCCCGATGTGCTGGGCAAGAACGTCGACGACGCAAAGGCCACCCTCATGGCGGCGGGTGCCCAGAACATAGCCGTCCAGCTCGTCCTCTCGGACAAGCCGGAGAACACCGTCATCGATGTCGATCCCAAGACGGGCAACGCCTTCAGCTCCGGCGACACCGTCACGCTCACCGTGGCAAGGCCCTTTGCCGTGCCGCAGGTGGTGGGCAAGACCCAGGACGAGGCGACGAAGGCCATCAAGGATGCCGGGCTCAAGGCGCAGGTCGTCTACGCGCCGTCCGACAAGCCACGTGGCACGGTCATCTCCTGCGACCCCGCTGGGGGTGCCAGGGCAAACCGAGACGCCACGGTCACGATCACGGTGTCTGCCGTGCTCCCCACCGACTACCATCACCTCGTCGACTACTACCAGAGCAACGCGCTCGAGCTCTCATACTTCCTTTCCCAGCAGGGCTTCACGATTGCCAGCTCCTACACCAATGGCTCGGGCCATCTCGAGGCGCTCTACAGCTCAACGGACAAGGGCGCCATCGTGCTCACCGACACGCCCTATTCGCATGACTTCGCCTTCGACGAGGGCGGGACGGAGGATCTGCTCCGCAGTGGGACGGCCTACTCGGGCCTGCGCCTCGAGTTCCCCGCGGCTGACCTGCCGTCAGATGCCGCGAGCCTCTCCGATGCCGCGCTGCAGCAGCTGGTGGCGATGTGCGGCCTCTCGGGGCAGCTGCGCTCCATCAACCAGGGCAGCATCGTGCTGCCGTCAGGCGTCACCGCCTCTGGCCAGCAGTTCGTGTGTGCCTATGGCGAGATGGGCGACTACTGTTGGACGGTGGAGATCGCCAATGAGGGCGGCGGCACCCGTGCGACCGCGACAGCCGCACCCAAGGCGCTCTACGCCTCCATGGACCTCTCGCCCTACGGGGGCAACGTCTGCGACATGATCGCCTACTATGACACGTACACGGCCTAG
- a CDS encoding pyridoxal phosphate-dependent aminotransferase has protein sequence MTTSGINRQSYAYGASRSSIREIAAYGSARKAEIGAQNVFDFSLGNPSIPAPDAVRASIERSLALPPVELHGYTPANGLPFVRDAVASSLNGRFGTSYGADDLYLTCGAAASLSITLNAIVNPGDEVIVIAPYFPEYRVWIEMAGAACIEVMADEVTFQIDCEAVRAAMTPRTKAVLINSPNNPVGSVYSPANLARLAAVLEKRGRALGTQVHLIADEPYREITYGAEVPWVPDVYERTIVCYSYSKSLSLPGERIGWILIPTTNPDHDELLPAVAGSGRKLGFVCAPALFQRVVADCVGVSGNVEAYARNRATLTEGLSRLGYEYIEPQGAFYLWVKALEPDAEAFFQQARKLELLPVPSDSFGCSGWVRVGYCVSHETIVSSMPAWERLRGLYR, from the coding sequence ATGACGACGAGCGGGATTAACCGGCAGAGCTACGCCTATGGCGCATCAAGGTCATCCATTCGCGAGATCGCGGCCTATGGCAGCGCCCGCAAGGCGGAGATCGGCGCCCAGAACGTCTTCGACTTCTCGTTGGGCAACCCCTCCATTCCCGCTCCCGATGCCGTCCGCGCATCCATCGAGCGCTCCCTTGCGCTGCCGCCCGTCGAGCTGCATGGCTACACCCCGGCAAACGGCCTGCCCTTCGTGCGCGATGCGGTGGCCAGCTCGCTCAACGGTCGCTTTGGAACAAGCTATGGCGCCGATGACCTCTACCTCACCTGTGGGGCCGCCGCGTCGCTCTCCATCACGCTCAACGCCATCGTCAACCCCGGTGACGAGGTCATCGTGATCGCGCCGTACTTCCCGGAGTACCGCGTGTGGATCGAGATGGCAGGGGCTGCCTGCATCGAGGTCATGGCAGATGAGGTGACGTTCCAGATCGACTGCGAGGCCGTGCGCGCGGCCATGACGCCCCGCACCAAGGCCGTGCTCATCAACTCGCCCAACAACCCGGTGGGTTCCGTGTATTCGCCCGCCAACCTGGCACGGCTCGCCGCCGTGCTCGAGAAGCGCGGACGAGCCCTGGGCACGCAGGTGCATCTGATTGCCGACGAGCCGTACCGCGAGATCACCTATGGTGCCGAGGTTCCTTGGGTGCCCGACGTCTACGAGCGCACCATCGTGTGCTACTCCTACTCCAAGAGCCTGAGCCTGCCGGGCGAGCGCATTGGCTGGATCCTGATTCCCACAACCAACCCTGATCATGACGAGCTGCTGCCTGCCGTCGCGGGATCCGGTCGCAAGCTGGGCTTTGTGTGTGCCCCGGCGCTCTTTCAGCGCGTCGTGGCCGATTGCGTGGGCGTGTCCGGCAACGTGGAGGCCTATGCCCGGAATCGCGCGACCCTCACGGAGGGGCTCTCTCGCCTGGGCTACGAGTACATCGAGCCCCAGGGCGCCTTCTATCTGTGGGTCAAGGCGCTGGAGCCCGATGCGGAGGCCTTCTTCCAGCAGGCGCGGAAGCTGGAGCTGCTGCCCGTTCCATCCGACAGCTTTGGCTGTTCGGGATGGGTGCGCGTGGGGTATTGCGTCAGCCACGAGACGATCGTGAGCTCCATGCCCGCCTGGGAGCGGCTTAGGGGCCTCTACCGCTAG
- the tilS gene encoding tRNA lysidine(34) synthetase TilS, which produces MTSVTSRYAVGRQRLGRASGRGGTTSRAPVVLMVSGGADSTALLVLAATSTLDIDDGRGPARIARERLHVLHVNHRIRGEEADGDERFVRDLAARLGIPCTVRRVNVPELARRAKDGNANVESMGREVRYRAATALANGLSCQAGTPRAAARILTAHTADDRAETFLMNVIRGTGAAGLSSIPRRRNRVVRPLLDSTHEELCGILRLRGIAWREDATNEDTRYLRSYVRHEILPLLRGRNPAVVSALSTTSDILSEEDAYLTHVAAQAYRELVRRQGEGLRALDARRLGACEVAIARRVVRRALLELVPDARLEARHIERVLALVGAGHGSASMPRGLDARVEYGLLFLHACADDGVAAPPAAWLPVPGSLELADGRTLQARLAAPPQGGQAPDVARAHGLEWGGASVLLDAVACGLDQGGTGRLWVDGPAPGDVFCPLGMHGQSKKLSDLLGEAQIPAMGRALVPVVRTAPTGAVVWVAGVRADERFRCQSHTKLLLELTIVGSENGVTPPRGHDGR; this is translated from the coding sequence ATGACAAGCGTGACGAGCAGATATGCCGTGGGCAGGCAGCGCCTTGGGCGGGCGTCCGGCCGCGGGGGCACAACGAGTCGTGCCCCCGTGGTGCTCATGGTGTCCGGCGGCGCCGATTCCACGGCACTCCTGGTGCTGGCCGCCACATCCACCTTGGACATAGACGATGGCCGTGGGCCCGCTCGCATCGCTCGCGAGCGCCTGCACGTGCTCCACGTCAACCACCGCATTCGTGGGGAGGAGGCCGACGGTGACGAGCGCTTCGTGCGCGACCTTGCCGCCCGGCTGGGCATCCCCTGCACCGTGCGGCGGGTGAATGTCCCCGAGCTGGCTCGTCGTGCCAAGGACGGCAACGCCAACGTGGAGAGCATGGGCCGCGAGGTGCGCTATCGTGCCGCCACCGCGCTCGCCAACGGGCTCTCATGCCAGGCGGGCACGCCACGCGCCGCCGCCCGCATCCTCACGGCCCATACGGCGGACGATCGGGCGGAGACGTTTCTCATGAACGTCATACGCGGCACCGGCGCTGCGGGGCTGTCCTCCATCCCCCGCCGGCGCAACCGTGTCGTGCGGCCCCTGCTTGACAGCACGCACGAGGAGCTGTGTGGCATCCTGCGCCTGCGCGGAATCGCCTGGCGCGAGGACGCCACGAACGAGGACACGCGCTACCTGCGCTCCTATGTCCGTCATGAGATACTGCCGTTGCTGCGTGGCAGGAACCCCGCCGTCGTCTCCGCCCTGTCCACGACGTCGGACATCCTCTCCGAGGAGGATGCCTACCTCACCCACGTTGCCGCCCAGGCCTATCGCGAGCTTGTGCGTCGCCAGGGCGAGGGCCTGCGTGCGCTTGACGCACGCAGGCTGGGGGCCTGTGAGGTGGCCATTGCTCGGCGCGTGGTGCGGCGTGCCCTGCTGGAGCTGGTGCCGGACGCTCGTCTCGAGGCGCGCCACATCGAGCGAGTGCTCGCCCTGGTGGGGGCCGGCCATGGCTCGGCATCCATGCCGCGGGGCCTGGATGCGCGCGTGGAGTACGGCCTGCTCTTTCTGCATGCGTGCGCGGACGATGGGGTCGCCGCGCCCCCTGCGGCGTGGCTGCCCGTTCCGGGGTCGCTCGAGCTTGCGGACGGCCGCACGCTCCAGGCTCGCCTGGCGGCCCCTCCCCAGGGCGGCCAGGCGCCAGACGTCGCCAGGGCCCATGGACTGGAATGGGGTGGCGCCTCCGTGCTGCTGGATGCCGTTGCCTGTGGCCTCGACCAGGGCGGTACCGGAAGGCTCTGGGTGGACGGACCCGCACCGGGCGACGTGTTCTGCCCCCTGGGCATGCACGGACAGTCCAAGAAGCTCTCCGACCTGCTGGGCGAGGCACAGATTCCCGCGATGGGCAGGGCGTTGGTGCCCGTGGTGCGCACGGCGCCCACCGGGGCGGTCGTGTGGGTTGCGGGCGTGCGTGCAGACGAGCGCTTTCGTTGTCAGTCGCATACAAAGCTGCTGCTAGAATTAACGATAGTGGGATCAGAAAACGGGGTGACGCCCCCACGGGGGCACGACGGACGCTGA
- the ftsH gene encoding ATP-dependent zinc metalloprotease FtsH, which yields MSKDKNAQDKNESSKGNGRPLHDALGDGPGSGGPHGPAVGIIVALLLVALVVWPAAQRLIANDRPTDNLATSEFVAAARDRRVHDVTYRVSTGGLAGTYWRDDESRGNDAALVNFESTYVGDDSLQALMVANPSVTFRVDTSPDLWSSLLSTTIPMLIVVAVMVYFLRQMQAQNGRTMNFGRATKARTSEESRPKVKFADVAGVDEAVEELKEVRDFLREPSRYQRMGARIPRGVLLVGPPGTGKTLLAKAVAGEASVPFFSISGSDFVEMFVGVGASRVRDLFKQAKESAPSIVFIDEIDAVGRQRGAGLGGGHDEREQTLNQLLVEMDGFDDNSAVILIAATNRPDILDPALLRPGRFDRTVTVDRPDVRGRERILYVHAKGKRMGDDIDYARIAKLTPGFTGAELANLMNEAALLAARRKRDSISMAEVEEAMERIIAGPQKKARVMTEGERTTIAYHESGHALVGHILENSDPVHKISIISRGQALGYTLQLPEEDHFLETRDGMLDQISVLLGGRTAEELFCDDVTTGASNDLERATKMAREMVTRYGMSDELGAQVFAEAQHEVFLGRDYTNHRDLSAETAKRIDDEVERIMREAHGRARRVLSERRAQMDTMARVLLANETVEGEVVDALLDDTWDEYVLRHPEAAVAPSTSDQNAEGSSDHDDERD from the coding sequence GTGTCAAAGGACAAGAACGCACAGGATAAGAACGAGAGCAGCAAGGGGAACGGGCGGCCTCTGCACGATGCGCTGGGGGACGGCCCTGGATCGGGCGGCCCACACGGGCCTGCCGTCGGCATCATCGTGGCGCTCCTTCTTGTCGCCCTCGTCGTGTGGCCTGCGGCCCAGCGCCTCATTGCCAACGACCGGCCTACCGACAATCTTGCTACCAGCGAGTTTGTTGCTGCAGCGCGCGATAGGCGCGTGCATGACGTGACCTATAGGGTCTCGACGGGCGGCCTTGCGGGCACGTACTGGCGCGACGATGAGTCGCGGGGTAACGATGCGGCCCTCGTCAACTTCGAGAGCACCTATGTGGGTGACGACAGCCTCCAGGCGCTCATGGTCGCCAACCCGTCCGTGACCTTCAGGGTGGACACGTCGCCCGACCTCTGGAGCTCCCTGCTCTCTACCACCATCCCCATGCTCATCGTCGTTGCCGTGATGGTGTACTTCCTGCGACAGATGCAGGCGCAGAACGGACGAACGATGAACTTTGGCCGCGCCACCAAGGCCCGCACGAGCGAGGAGAGCCGCCCCAAGGTAAAGTTCGCGGACGTCGCTGGTGTGGACGAAGCCGTCGAGGAGCTCAAGGAGGTTCGCGACTTCCTGCGCGAGCCAAGCCGCTACCAGCGCATGGGTGCCCGCATCCCACGCGGCGTGCTGCTCGTGGGCCCTCCGGGCACAGGCAAGACGCTGCTGGCCAAGGCCGTTGCCGGCGAAGCGAGCGTACCCTTCTTCTCCATCTCGGGCTCCGACTTCGTGGAGATGTTCGTGGGCGTTGGTGCCAGCCGCGTGCGCGACCTCTTCAAGCAGGCCAAGGAGTCCGCACCCTCCATCGTCTTCATCGACGAGATCGATGCCGTGGGGCGCCAGCGTGGCGCCGGCCTCGGTGGTGGCCATGACGAGCGCGAGCAGACCCTCAACCAGCTGCTGGTGGAGATGGATGGCTTTGATGACAACTCGGCCGTCATTCTCATCGCGGCCACCAACCGCCCGGACATCCTCGACCCGGCGCTTCTGCGTCCCGGTCGCTTCGATCGAACCGTCACCGTCGACCGTCCCGACGTCAGGGGGCGCGAGAGGATTCTGTACGTGCATGCCAAGGGCAAGCGTATGGGCGACGATATCGACTATGCGCGCATCGCCAAGCTCACGCCCGGCTTTACGGGCGCCGAGCTCGCCAATCTCATGAACGAGGCGGCCCTGCTCGCAGCGCGTCGCAAGAGGGACAGCATCTCCATGGCCGAGGTCGAGGAGGCCATGGAGCGCATCATCGCCGGCCCGCAGAAGAAGGCGCGCGTGATGACCGAGGGCGAGCGCACCACCATCGCCTACCACGAGAGCGGCCATGCCCTGGTGGGCCACATCCTGGAGAACAGCGACCCGGTGCACAAGATCTCGATCATCAGCCGTGGGCAGGCGCTCGGCTATACGCTGCAGCTTCCCGAGGAGGATCACTTCCTGGAGACGCGCGATGGCATGCTCGACCAGATCTCCGTGCTCCTGGGCGGCCGTACGGCCGAGGAGCTCTTCTGCGATGACGTCACTACCGGCGCGAGCAACGACCTCGAGCGCGCCACCAAGATGGCGCGCGAGATGGTCACGCGCTATGGCATGAGCGACGAGCTGGGTGCCCAGGTGTTCGCCGAGGCGCAGCACGAGGTCTTCCTGGGACGCGACTACACCAACCATCGCGACCTGTCAGCCGAGACCGCCAAGCGCATCGATGACGAGGTGGAGCGCATCATGCGCGAGGCCCACGGACGGGCGCGCAGGGTGCTGAGCGAGCGGCGTGCCCAGATGGACACCATGGCGCGCGTGCTGCTGGCAAACGAGACCGTCGAGGGTGAGGTCGTGGACGCCCTGCTGGATGACACCTGGGACGAGTACGTCCTGCGGCATCCCGAGGCGGCCGTGGCCCCCTCGACGTCGGATCAGAACGCGGAAGGGAGCTCGGACCATGACGACGAGCGGGATTAA
- a CDS encoding Hsp20/alpha crystallin family protein, producing MAGMVPYDRYERALRRAFDPFDSFFGSPLSVLSDADTFKMDVEDAGDHYAISAELPGVTKDQVDVELNEGRLSISVDKKESSEEKDKNYLHKETSEWQAARGVYLKDAASTGLSAKLDGGVLTVTVPKQEEKVNVTKISID from the coding sequence ATGGCAGGCATGGTTCCCTATGACAGGTACGAGAGGGCCCTTCGCAGGGCGTTCGATCCGTTTGACTCGTTCTTTGGCTCTCCGCTCTCGGTGCTGAGCGACGCCGACACCTTCAAGATGGACGTCGAGGACGCGGGGGATCACTATGCGATCTCTGCCGAGCTTCCGGGTGTGACCAAGGATCAGGTGGACGTCGAGCTCAATGAGGGCCGTCTCTCCATCTCGGTGGACAAGAAGGAATCCTCGGAGGAGAAGGACAAGAACTATCTGCACAAGGAGACCAGCGAGTGGCAGGCGGCCCGCGGCGTGTACCTCAAGGATGCGGCCAGCACGGGACTGAGCGCAAAGCTTGATGGCGGTGTTTTGACGGTTACCGTCCCCAAGCAGGAGGAGAAGGTCAATGTCACCAAGATCTCCATCGACTAG
- a CDS encoding MBL fold metallo-hydrolase, whose amino-acid sequence MQPRIHLFVLASGSKGNAAIVEGPGGGVLVDCGISFRELERRAQLVGCDLGRVRAVLVTHEHTDHVSGLPVLSRRLDAGLFATAGTVGGRKSLAGVPFSLVRHDETLALAGMQLRLFPTSHDVADPFGVRFSVLDTEGATVDAVGWCTDTGMLTAEALEALRGTRILGLEANHDVGMLAHGPYPPFLRERVGGERGHLSNRQCAEALPLLVGDETESVVALHVSQRNNTPGTCIRTLAGALDADAVEPDGGALAEAHTRDGHLSVCVASQDAPLAVW is encoded by the coding sequence ATGCAGCCTCGCATACACCTCTTTGTGCTGGCCAGTGGCTCCAAGGGCAACGCCGCCATCGTGGAGGGGCCCGGGGGCGGCGTACTGGTGGACTGTGGCATATCGTTCAGGGAGCTGGAACGCCGGGCCCAGCTGGTCGGGTGCGACCTGGGACGTGTGCGCGCCGTGCTCGTGACGCATGAGCATACCGACCACGTGTCGGGATTGCCGGTGCTGAGCAGGCGGCTCGATGCGGGACTCTTTGCCACGGCAGGCACGGTGGGGGGCAGGAAGTCCCTCGCAGGGGTGCCCTTCTCCCTCGTGAGGCACGACGAGACGCTCGCGCTTGCTGGCATGCAGCTGCGGCTCTTTCCCACCTCGCATGATGTGGCCGACCCGTTTGGCGTGCGCTTCTCGGTGCTGGACACGGAAGGCGCGACGGTGGATGCGGTGGGCTGGTGCACGGACACGGGCATGCTGACGGCCGAGGCGCTCGAGGCACTGCGAGGCACGCGCATCCTGGGACTTGAGGCGAACCACGACGTCGGCATGCTCGCCCATGGGCCCTATCCACCATTCCTACGGGAGCGCGTCGGCGGCGAGCGTGGGCACCTCTCTAACCGGCAGTGCGCCGAGGCGCTTCCGCTCCTGGTGGGAGACGAGACCGAGTCCGTGGTGGCACTGCACGTCTCACAGAGGAACAACACGCCCGGGACGTGCATCCGCACGCTGGCCGGCGCGCTTGATGCCGATGCCGTCGAGCCGGACGGTGGGGCGCTGGCAGAGGCCCACACGCGGGATGGCCACCTCTCGGTGTGCGTCGCCAGTCAGGACGCCCCGCTCGCCGTGTGGTAG